A part of Paenarthrobacter sp. A20 genomic DNA contains:
- the galU gene encoding UTP--glucose-1-phosphate uridylyltransferase GalU, with product MMYSFRYISPVTLDNNAVRKAVIPAAGLGTRFLPATKAMPKEMLPVVDKPAIQYVVEEAVKVGLHDVLMITGRSKRALEDHFDRVPALEATLAEKGDTAKLEAIQSATNLGDIHYVRQGDPNGLGHAVLRAKQHVGHEPFAVLLGDDLIDARDNLLSDMIAVQQKTGGSVVALIEVEPSKISAYGCADVEEIGEDGYVRIKQLVEKPSPEEAPSNLAVIGRYVLHPAVFDVLEKTAPGRGGEIQLTDALEVLAAGEGEGYGVYGVVFRGRRYDTGDKLSYLKACIELACEREDLGPELREWLPTFTASLPK from the coding sequence ATGATGTATTCCTTCCGTTACATTAGTCCGGTGACTCTCGATAACAATGCTGTCCGTAAGGCCGTCATCCCCGCAGCGGGTCTTGGCACCAGGTTCCTGCCTGCAACAAAGGCGATGCCGAAGGAAATGCTGCCTGTGGTTGACAAGCCAGCCATCCAGTACGTCGTCGAAGAAGCCGTCAAGGTTGGCCTGCACGACGTCCTGATGATCACAGGGCGCAGCAAGCGCGCCCTTGAGGATCATTTTGACCGCGTGCCGGCGTTGGAAGCGACCCTGGCCGAGAAGGGCGATACCGCCAAGCTTGAGGCCATCCAGTCCGCCACCAACCTCGGCGACATCCACTATGTCCGCCAAGGCGACCCGAACGGCCTGGGCCATGCCGTCCTTCGTGCAAAGCAGCACGTTGGCCACGAGCCTTTCGCCGTTCTCCTGGGCGATGACCTGATCGACGCCCGCGATAACCTGCTGAGCGACATGATCGCCGTCCAGCAGAAGACCGGCGGTTCCGTGGTTGCCCTGATCGAAGTGGAACCCTCCAAGATCAGCGCCTACGGTTGCGCCGACGTCGAAGAGATCGGCGAAGACGGCTACGTCCGCATCAAGCAGCTCGTGGAAAAGCCTTCTCCGGAAGAAGCGCCGTCCAACCTCGCCGTCATCGGCCGCTACGTGCTGCACCCGGCAGTGTTTGATGTTCTGGAGAAAACCGCTCCGGGCCGGGGCGGCGAAATCCAGCTGACCGATGCCCTTGAAGTCCTTGCCGCCGGCGAAGGTGAGGGCTACGGCGTATACGGCGTCGTTTTCCGCGGCCGCCGCTACGATACCGGTGACAAGCTCAGCTACCTCAAGGCATGCATTGAGCTGGCGTGCGAACGCGAAGACCTCGGCCCCGAACTGCGTGAGTGGTTGCCGACCTTTACTGCCTCGCTTCCCAAGTAA
- a CDS encoding 5-formyltetrahydrofolate cyclo-ligase, producing MASKEDIRSSRRLHRQALSPEQIAAAGEGIAHHGSAWAAAASPATVSTFAVYLGVAFEPPTMPLIEALHGAGHRVLLPVCEPGRQLSWVYWTPSTAFVRSAYAPIDEPEGERLESQVVAGSAGIFMPATAVDMDGNRIGQGGGYYDRLLHGLDASGRRPPTIAVVYDDDLLPTGSIPAEAFDRPVREILTPSGVVRLEGTAGMA from the coding sequence ATGGCATCGAAAGAAGACATCCGCAGCAGCCGCCGCCTGCACAGGCAAGCCCTCTCTCCGGAACAGATCGCGGCGGCCGGCGAGGGGATCGCACATCATGGATCGGCGTGGGCGGCAGCTGCCTCCCCTGCCACCGTCTCCACGTTTGCCGTCTACTTGGGGGTTGCCTTCGAGCCGCCCACCATGCCGCTTATCGAGGCGCTGCACGGGGCCGGCCACCGCGTTCTGCTTCCCGTCTGCGAGCCCGGACGGCAGTTGAGCTGGGTGTATTGGACGCCCTCGACGGCGTTTGTCCGCTCCGCCTACGCCCCCATCGACGAGCCCGAAGGCGAACGACTGGAAAGCCAGGTTGTCGCCGGAAGTGCGGGTATCTTCATGCCTGCCACTGCGGTGGACATGGATGGCAACCGGATCGGCCAGGGGGGCGGCTACTACGATCGACTCCTCCATGGCCTCGACGCTTCCGGCCGGCGGCCGCCCACCATTGCTGTGGTGTACGACGACGACCTGTTGCCAACAGGTTCGATCCCCGCCGAAGCTTTTGACCGCCCCGTGCGGGAGATCCTGACGCCATCCGGCGTCGTCCGTCTCGAAGGCACGGCGGGTATGGCCTGA
- a CDS encoding FmdB family zinc ribbon protein has product MPTYAYACKDCDHAFDIVQSFSDSSLTECPECKGALRKKFNSVGVVFKGSGFYRTDSRDAKGSTVSAAAPAPAAPSPAPAAAAAAS; this is encoded by the coding sequence GTGCCCACTTACGCATACGCCTGCAAAGACTGTGACCATGCCTTTGACATCGTCCAGTCCTTCTCTGACAGCTCCCTGACGGAGTGCCCCGAGTGCAAGGGCGCCCTTCGCAAGAAGTTCAACAGCGTCGGCGTAGTCTTCAAGGGTTCAGGCTTCTATCGGACAGATTCCCGCGACGCCAAGGGCAGCACCGTTTCGGCCGCAGCACCGGCCCCTGCCGCTCCGTCGCCGGCCCCCGCTGCAGCGGCCGCAGCCAGCTAG
- a CDS encoding Flp pilus assembly protein CpaB, protein MPHQSRSAFLARAERSASTDATWPPVPRAGTRRSSVLSGIPARFNPPRTRDRTDHRGHKRKFGSWIGRNRRLTVALLLCLATGMAVQQLTPASEARISVLVAAHDIPTGTSLAESDFTSQGVPPDLAITGALTDVQALVGRQLASPLGRGQIPTESNLLGPGLLTGAPTGAAAVPLRMADPSSIQLLSPGQLVTVVLTAAGSYDESRQSQVLAGPVPVLWTSALGGKTGEWLGTSDTEGLVVVAADPQQAEKLAGASTQGKLFFVLVSP, encoded by the coding sequence ATGCCACATCAGTCACGCAGTGCCTTCCTTGCCCGCGCCGAGCGTTCGGCATCAACCGACGCCACTTGGCCCCCGGTCCCGCGTGCAGGAACGAGGCGATCCAGTGTCTTAAGCGGCATTCCCGCAAGGTTCAATCCGCCACGCACCCGGGATCGCACTGACCACCGGGGCCACAAGCGAAAATTCGGCTCCTGGATCGGACGAAACCGCAGGCTCACAGTTGCCCTCCTGCTCTGCCTTGCCACCGGTATGGCAGTCCAACAACTGACGCCGGCATCAGAAGCACGCATCAGCGTCCTTGTCGCAGCCCACGATATTCCAACAGGCACCAGCCTTGCGGAGTCCGACTTCACCAGCCAGGGTGTGCCGCCTGACCTCGCCATCACCGGCGCCCTGACAGATGTTCAGGCCCTGGTTGGCCGCCAACTTGCCTCACCCCTGGGCAGGGGGCAGATCCCTACGGAGTCCAATCTTCTTGGTCCAGGCCTGCTCACCGGCGCACCGACAGGGGCGGCTGCGGTGCCGCTGCGAATGGCAGACCCGTCATCCATCCAGCTTCTCTCCCCCGGCCAGTTGGTGACGGTGGTCCTGACGGCGGCCGGCTCCTATGACGAATCCAGGCAAAGCCAGGTGTTGGCCGGCCCTGTCCCAGTGCTCTGGACTTCAGCTTTGGGCGGCAAGACCGGCGAATGGCTCGGTACCAGCGACACCGAGGGTTTGGTGGTGGTCGCCGCGGATCCCCAACAAGCAGAAAAGCTTGCCGGCGCTTCAACGCAAGGCAAGCTTTTCTTCGTTTTGGTAAGTCCGTGA
- a CDS encoding DUF4011 domain-containing protein: MPVWSKASKASTEKKAEVVSVGQGQEEGSEELRKWLSGLKPVTGADTMLRFVKTPEGAIDLSNAHPSGLAQLLAGRRTRLSTLIRDRQQYLVAARAARNIRSKIFELSNDRGIEAGYLSAGTVVWTSAVGGKPQRVSAPVMLTSIILTVRPGEDDFELQLTEQARMNPALVRHLKSVHGIVFDVNAVARMAYNTARFDPQPVLDRLSTLVQPIHGADVEFNLLVTTLADLSGNLDDPWINTNNATVAALSIAANGGDIEAEPIKAGRFPSLDLRDPADELLLLDADTDQQYVVDAVRAGDSLVVSTPPGSGQTQTAINAIGALVSEGKSVLVVGDRQSSLAGLSSHLESLGLDSMLFRPGNGTTPQQLKGQLVRAIMRNEKALEPQLGNLHQTLTGHRHALMDHVASLHNVRERWGCSPYQAMQSLAELTSIHPAPSTTVRLKRSVLDNIKDREELAGRLRRAAELGSFSRASTTSPWYGARLVTRKETEEAQQLARLAEEKLPVLRDRMKQLSDHAEIRLGETFTEWGAQLELLIAVRESLDKFTPDIFDRPVHDLISATASSAWRRERNLEMPSMQRSRLRRVAKEYVRPGVHIADLHSSLVLVQEQRALWAGYATTQRHPAVPSGLADLGALYRELDGELRRLGEALKHTSAGGSLHGTPYLELMERLERLVADTATLETLPERTLLIEEMREHGLGELLSDLAAREVPAASVAAELDLAWWQSALEAMISGDDYLAMSDGDSLRRLEAEYRLADQAHIASGAARLRWQLAGKWRQGLLEHPRQAELLRALLKDGRVTLPALSAQAPELVPLLVPVWSVSPYLLTGVLPAEQKFDAVVIIDAESTSLQAVLPAIARAQQVVAFGDAKIANARTFSVAVEPPVAGVASHENVDSAFKALARVLPTWQLNWVYRAVDEDLILQLSKNYYDGGLRRLPDGNSVTGLDRSILVEYIPDGTGLPGADHEGVESVTAEVNRVVDLVFEHARLRPRTSLAVVTASLRHAARIGEAIRLQLPNHPLLATFFGAGAESFRVVDLERAQGLVRDHVIFSLGYGRTPHGRALHSFGPLSTEGGRNRFALAMTRARRSMHVLSCFRPEDLDLDRLAHGAVDFYELLDRELSGNSNLGTPASRAVASEQALGEDPLVADLGERLRARGARVWHLYDGVLDIAAAADPVHTIGREGAEIPTPVAIESDGTERYKRMSVRERSRLRPQLLERMGWRYMSLWTIEVFTDPSSCADRIGSYLGLENHIPRSTSPEHGFLDMDVEQLNVEKGQPTFAPSAALQGAGGPEDAAGEAHGFAENGKEAPLMEQASGPENGAKAEPDATGADGAEEASDSTTTAARPGAGGILPTKAAEDDPRRWGDESGYDHEQWLKEQRPPHWG; encoded by the coding sequence ATGCCGGTATGGTCCAAGGCGTCTAAAGCTAGTACAGAAAAGAAGGCAGAAGTTGTGTCAGTAGGTCAAGGCCAGGAAGAGGGCTCCGAAGAGCTCCGTAAATGGCTGTCTGGTCTTAAGCCCGTCACCGGGGCAGACACGATGCTGCGTTTCGTCAAGACGCCCGAAGGCGCCATTGATCTCAGCAACGCCCACCCTTCGGGACTGGCGCAGTTGCTGGCAGGCCGCAGGACGCGCCTGTCCACCCTGATCCGGGACCGCCAACAATATTTGGTGGCGGCGCGGGCAGCACGAAACATCAGGTCCAAGATCTTCGAGCTAAGCAACGATCGCGGTATTGAGGCCGGCTACCTCTCTGCCGGCACTGTGGTCTGGACCTCTGCTGTAGGCGGCAAGCCACAGCGAGTATCGGCCCCCGTGATGCTCACGTCCATCATTCTGACGGTGAGGCCGGGCGAAGACGACTTCGAACTCCAGCTCACCGAGCAGGCCCGCATGAACCCGGCCTTGGTGCGTCACCTCAAATCAGTCCACGGGATTGTCTTTGACGTCAACGCCGTCGCGAGGATGGCCTACAACACTGCGAGGTTTGATCCTCAACCGGTGCTGGATCGCCTGTCCACTCTCGTCCAGCCGATTCACGGTGCCGACGTGGAGTTCAACTTACTGGTCACGACGCTGGCGGACCTTTCCGGCAACCTGGATGATCCTTGGATCAATACAAACAACGCCACTGTTGCGGCGCTCTCCATTGCCGCCAACGGCGGTGACATTGAGGCCGAACCAATCAAGGCAGGCCGTTTCCCCAGCCTTGACCTCCGCGATCCGGCGGATGAGCTCCTCTTGCTCGACGCTGATACTGATCAGCAGTATGTGGTGGATGCCGTTCGTGCAGGAGATTCGCTGGTCGTCAGCACGCCGCCGGGAAGCGGACAGACACAAACAGCCATCAACGCAATCGGTGCGCTGGTCAGCGAAGGCAAGTCGGTGCTCGTGGTGGGGGACAGGCAGTCCAGCCTCGCCGGCCTTTCATCGCACTTGGAATCCCTTGGCTTGGATTCGATGCTCTTCCGCCCCGGCAACGGGACCACCCCGCAGCAGCTCAAGGGCCAGTTGGTCCGGGCCATCATGCGCAATGAAAAAGCACTTGAACCACAACTGGGCAACCTTCACCAGACTCTGACCGGACACCGCCACGCCCTGATGGACCACGTTGCCTCACTGCACAACGTCCGTGAGCGCTGGGGTTGCTCGCCGTACCAGGCAATGCAATCGCTCGCTGAGCTGACGTCCATCCACCCTGCGCCATCCACGACGGTCCGTCTGAAGCGCAGTGTCCTGGACAACATCAAGGACCGTGAGGAACTCGCTGGCCGTTTGCGTCGGGCTGCCGAGCTGGGCAGCTTCAGCCGGGCTTCCACCACAAGCCCTTGGTATGGAGCCCGATTGGTCACCCGCAAGGAGACCGAGGAAGCGCAGCAGCTCGCCCGCCTGGCAGAGGAAAAGCTGCCCGTCCTGCGGGATCGGATGAAACAGCTTTCGGACCACGCCGAGATCAGGTTGGGAGAGACGTTCACGGAGTGGGGTGCCCAGCTCGAACTCCTGATTGCCGTCCGCGAAAGCCTGGATAAATTCACCCCGGACATCTTCGACCGTCCGGTGCACGACCTTATTTCCGCTACCGCCAGCTCCGCTTGGCGCCGTGAGCGTAACTTGGAGATGCCCTCCATGCAGCGCTCGCGCCTCCGCCGCGTTGCCAAGGAATACGTGCGGCCCGGTGTCCACATCGCCGATCTCCACAGCTCCCTGGTTCTGGTGCAGGAGCAACGCGCTCTCTGGGCTGGCTACGCCACTACCCAGCGCCACCCGGCTGTCCCTTCCGGGCTTGCCGATCTTGGTGCGCTCTACCGTGAACTCGACGGCGAACTGCGTCGCCTCGGTGAAGCGCTCAAGCACACCAGCGCCGGAGGGTCGCTGCACGGTACGCCGTATCTGGAACTGATGGAGCGGCTGGAACGGCTTGTTGCCGACACAGCCACCTTGGAAACCCTTCCCGAGCGCACCCTCCTGATCGAGGAAATGCGCGAGCATGGTCTCGGCGAGTTGCTTTCCGACTTGGCTGCCAGGGAAGTCCCGGCAGCCTCCGTGGCCGCCGAACTGGACTTGGCCTGGTGGCAGTCCGCTTTGGAAGCCATGATCAGTGGCGACGACTACCTTGCCATGTCCGACGGTGATTCGTTGCGCCGGCTCGAAGCTGAATACCGTCTTGCCGACCAGGCGCACATTGCCAGTGGAGCCGCACGCCTTCGGTGGCAGTTGGCCGGGAAGTGGCGCCAGGGCCTCCTCGAGCACCCGAGACAGGCGGAATTGCTTCGCGCACTGCTGAAGGACGGCCGGGTGACGCTGCCGGCGCTCAGCGCCCAAGCTCCGGAACTTGTGCCGCTGCTGGTCCCTGTTTGGTCGGTCAGTCCCTACCTTCTCACTGGTGTTCTTCCAGCTGAGCAGAAGTTTGACGCGGTTGTGATTATTGACGCCGAATCCACGTCGCTGCAGGCCGTTCTTCCTGCCATTGCCCGGGCGCAGCAGGTTGTGGCCTTCGGCGATGCGAAGATCGCGAACGCGCGCACGTTCAGCGTGGCCGTGGAACCGCCGGTTGCCGGTGTTGCCAGCCACGAGAACGTCGACAGTGCGTTCAAGGCTTTGGCCAGGGTTCTGCCCACATGGCAGCTGAATTGGGTTTACCGCGCCGTGGACGAAGACCTGATCCTGCAGTTGAGCAAGAACTACTACGACGGTGGCCTGCGGCGCCTGCCTGATGGCAACTCGGTCACGGGCCTGGACCGTTCCATCCTCGTCGAGTACATTCCTGACGGCACCGGGCTTCCGGGGGCAGACCACGAAGGTGTCGAGTCCGTCACCGCTGAGGTCAACCGTGTTGTGGACCTGGTGTTCGAACATGCCAGGCTCCGGCCCCGCACGTCGTTGGCCGTAGTGACGGCCAGCCTGCGCCATGCCGCCCGAATCGGCGAGGCCATCAGGTTGCAACTGCCCAACCATCCCTTGCTGGCCACGTTCTTCGGGGCTGGCGCCGAGTCCTTCCGCGTGGTGGACCTTGAGCGTGCGCAGGGGCTGGTGAGGGACCACGTGATCTTCTCCCTTGGCTATGGCCGCACACCTCATGGCCGGGCGCTGCACTCGTTTGGCCCACTGTCCACGGAAGGTGGCAGGAACCGGTTCGCCTTGGCGATGACCCGTGCCCGGCGTTCCATGCACGTCCTGAGTTGTTTCCGACCCGAGGACCTAGACCTTGATCGCTTGGCTCACGGTGCGGTGGACTTCTACGAACTGTTGGACCGGGAACTCTCGGGAAACAGCAACCTCGGTACGCCCGCGTCCCGCGCTGTTGCCAGTGAGCAAGCGCTCGGCGAGGACCCGCTGGTGGCCGACCTTGGCGAGCGTCTGCGTGCCCGGGGAGCCCGTGTCTGGCATCTCTACGATGGCGTGCTGGACATCGCGGCCGCCGCGGATCCAGTCCACACCATCGGCCGTGAGGGTGCAGAGATCCCTACCCCCGTCGCAATCGAATCCGATGGCACAGAACGCTACAAGAGGATGAGCGTCCGCGAACGCAGCCGGCTGCGTCCGCAGTTGCTGGAACGCATGGGATGGCGCTACATGTCCCTGTGGACCATTGAAGTGTTTACTGATCCTTCGTCCTGCGCGGACCGCATTGGGTCCTACCTTGGGCTGGAGAATCACATCCCACGGTCGACGTCGCCTGAGCATGGCTTCCTGGACATGGATGTTGAACAATTGAACGTGGAAAAGGGGCAGCCAACGTTTGCGCCGAGTGCGGCACTGCAGGGAGCCGGGGGGCCCGAGGACGCTGCCGGAGAAGCACATGGCTTTGCAGAGAATGGGAAAGAAGCACCACTGATGGAACAAGCATCCGGTCCGGAAAACGGGGCCAAGGCCGAACCCGACGCAACGGGGGCCGACGGTGCCGAAGAAGCTTCGGACTCCACGACGACCGCGGCCAGGCCCGGCGCCGGCGGGATACTTCCTACTAAAGCTGCGGAAGACGATCCCCGCCGCTGGGGCGATGAGTCCGGCTATGACCACGAGCAGTGGCTCAAAGAGCAAAGGCCTCCGCATTGGGGCTGA
- the guaA gene encoding glutamine-hydrolyzing GMP synthase, with translation MTTPTAPQTSQKPVLVVDYGAQYAQLIARRVREANVYSEIVPHTFTTEQLLAKNPAAIILSGGPSSVYAEGAPSVGADLFEAGVPVFGICYGFQAMANALGGKVAQTGLREYGATEALVVGDARSILDGVPSSQNTWMSHGDSVHEAPEGFEVLASTAGAPVAAFANEEKRLYGVQWHPEVKHSVHGQHVLENFLFKGAGLSPNWTTGNILEEQVDRIRQQIGDSKVICGLSGGVDSAVAAALVQRAVGDQLTCVFVDHGLLREGEAEQVERDFVAATGVNLYVANEQERFQSALAGVSDPETKRKIIGREFIRAFEEAERAIIAQAAAEGEKIKFLVQGTLYPDVVESGGGEGAANIKSHHNVGGLPEDLQFELVEPLRALFKDEVRAVGAQLGLPQEIVGRQPFPGPGLGIRIVGEVTKERLDLLRKADAIARAELTAAGLDNDVWQMPVVLLADVRSVGVQGDGRTYGHPIVLRPVSSEDAMTADWSRLPYDLLARISNRITNEVDGVNRVVLDVTSKPPGTIEWE, from the coding sequence GTGACTACTCCCACCGCACCCCAAACTTCCCAGAAGCCGGTGCTGGTTGTTGACTACGGTGCCCAGTACGCGCAGCTGATTGCCCGCCGCGTCCGCGAAGCGAATGTGTATTCGGAAATTGTTCCGCATACCTTCACCACCGAGCAGCTTCTGGCCAAGAACCCGGCAGCCATCATTCTCTCCGGAGGGCCCTCCAGCGTGTACGCAGAGGGAGCTCCGAGCGTCGGCGCGGACCTCTTCGAAGCCGGGGTGCCCGTGTTTGGCATCTGCTACGGCTTCCAGGCCATGGCCAACGCACTGGGCGGCAAGGTGGCCCAGACGGGTCTCCGGGAGTACGGCGCCACTGAAGCGCTTGTTGTAGGCGATGCCCGCTCCATCCTGGACGGCGTCCCCTCTTCCCAGAACACGTGGATGAGCCACGGCGATTCCGTCCACGAGGCCCCTGAAGGCTTCGAAGTGCTCGCCTCGACGGCCGGTGCGCCGGTTGCTGCTTTCGCCAACGAGGAGAAGCGCCTCTACGGCGTGCAGTGGCACCCCGAGGTCAAGCACTCCGTGCACGGCCAGCACGTCCTGGAGAACTTCCTCTTCAAGGGTGCGGGCTTGAGCCCCAACTGGACCACGGGCAACATCCTCGAAGAGCAGGTGGATCGTATCCGCCAGCAGATCGGGGACTCCAAGGTCATTTGTGGCCTCTCCGGTGGTGTCGACTCCGCAGTAGCTGCCGCTTTGGTCCAGCGCGCCGTTGGTGACCAGCTGACCTGTGTCTTCGTGGATCACGGCCTCCTGCGTGAAGGTGAAGCCGAGCAGGTTGAACGCGACTTCGTGGCAGCCACGGGCGTCAACCTCTACGTAGCCAACGAGCAGGAACGCTTCCAGTCGGCTCTTGCCGGCGTCAGCGATCCGGAGACCAAGCGCAAGATCATCGGCCGCGAATTTATCCGGGCCTTCGAGGAAGCGGAGCGGGCCATCATCGCCCAGGCCGCTGCCGAGGGCGAGAAGATCAAGTTCCTGGTCCAGGGAACGCTGTACCCGGACGTCGTTGAGTCCGGTGGCGGCGAGGGTGCTGCAAACATCAAGAGCCACCACAACGTGGGGGGGCTTCCTGAGGATCTGCAGTTCGAACTCGTCGAGCCCCTGCGGGCCTTGTTCAAGGACGAAGTACGTGCTGTCGGTGCACAGCTCGGCCTGCCGCAGGAAATCGTCGGTCGCCAGCCCTTCCCGGGTCCCGGCCTGGGAATCCGCATCGTGGGTGAAGTAACCAAGGAGCGCCTGGACCTGCTGCGCAAGGCTGACGCCATTGCCCGCGCGGAACTGACGGCCGCAGGCTTGGACAACGACGTATGGCAGATGCCCGTGGTCCTCCTGGCGGACGTTCGCAGCGTTGGTGTCCAGGGCGACGGCCGTACCTACGGCCACCCCATTGTGCTGCGCCCGGTGTCTTCCGAAGACGCCATGACGGCGGACTGGTCGCGTTTGCCCTATGACCTCCTGGCCCGGATTTCCAACCGCATCACCAATGAGGTGGATGGAGTAAACCGGGTGGTGTTGGATGTGACCAGCAAGCCACCGGGAACCATCGAGTGGGAATAG
- a CDS encoding DUF3817 domain-containing protein, whose translation MIEPKPAIQPEQSGSKPKKRRFGGTEAQIRSALKFYKVMAYLTGAMLLLLCAELIARYGFGVSLFAGGTSAVTGQPFGFGFAESEPKGVIGGFNISTSVLIVHGWMYVVYLVSNFRLWSLMRWPFSKMVLLALGGVVPLLSFIVEKKFHAQVEAELAANPQATKRY comes from the coding sequence ATGATTGAGCCAAAACCGGCCATCCAGCCCGAACAATCCGGATCCAAGCCCAAGAAGCGCCGGTTCGGCGGAACGGAAGCCCAGATCCGTTCGGCGTTGAAGTTCTACAAAGTCATGGCATACCTCACGGGCGCCATGCTGCTCCTGCTGTGTGCGGAACTGATCGCCCGGTACGGCTTTGGCGTTTCGCTCTTCGCCGGCGGTACGAGCGCTGTCACAGGCCAGCCCTTTGGCTTCGGTTTCGCGGAATCCGAGCCCAAGGGTGTGATCGGCGGCTTCAATATCTCCACGTCGGTGCTGATCGTGCACGGTTGGATGTACGTGGTCTACCTCGTCTCCAACTTCCGACTGTGGTCCCTCATGCGCTGGCCGTTCTCCAAAATGGTCCTGCTGGCACTTGGCGGAGTTGTCCCGTTGCTGTCCTTCATTGTGGAGAAGAAATTCCACGCCCAGGTCGAGGCCGAACTCGCCGCCAACCCGCAGGCAACCAAACGCTACTAG
- a CDS encoding SURF1 family protein encodes MLKTALKPRWIAGLVFALLLSGVFVLLSQWQLSRSAQHEPPAPSSIEEVKPLVDVLQPGQFFPGSVSDQMVTATGTYDPSKQVLVEGRLYNNQKGFWIVSAFAVNNAPTLNGVAASPQTWIPVARGWVADAAQAGPPPSGTITLTGRLIPSEAPVPNVDAGPGRASAVSAAELINQWEVSSYPGFVAATSEVSGGITIPLGDDVKALNIPPQPPAEQVNWLNLFYAVEWVVFAGFSIFIWWRLVKDDYRRDLEEDEYEDDDFDDVDPDQPSNAEATTEPTSPEPEQKVQQ; translated from the coding sequence GTGTTGAAAACCGCGTTGAAACCCCGCTGGATCGCAGGACTGGTCTTTGCGCTTCTGTTGTCCGGGGTGTTTGTGCTGCTCAGCCAGTGGCAGCTCAGCCGGTCCGCCCAGCACGAGCCTCCCGCGCCGTCCAGCATTGAGGAAGTGAAACCGCTGGTGGACGTCCTCCAGCCCGGCCAATTCTTCCCCGGTTCGGTCTCGGACCAGATGGTGACTGCCACGGGAACGTACGATCCCAGCAAGCAGGTCCTCGTTGAGGGCCGCCTGTACAACAACCAAAAAGGTTTCTGGATCGTCTCCGCCTTTGCCGTCAACAACGCGCCGACGCTGAACGGTGTCGCCGCGTCGCCCCAAACGTGGATCCCTGTTGCGCGCGGCTGGGTGGCCGATGCCGCCCAAGCCGGCCCGCCGCCGTCGGGAACCATCACCTTGACCGGTCGCCTCATTCCTTCTGAAGCACCCGTTCCAAACGTCGACGCCGGTCCAGGCCGTGCGTCCGCGGTGTCCGCTGCCGAACTCATCAATCAGTGGGAAGTATCCAGCTACCCGGGGTTTGTCGCTGCGACATCGGAAGTCTCAGGCGGCATTACGATTCCCCTCGGCGATGACGTCAAGGCCCTCAATATTCCGCCGCAACCCCCTGCAGAGCAGGTCAATTGGCTGAACCTCTTCTATGCGGTCGAATGGGTTGTCTTTGCGGGATTCTCGATCTTTATCTGGTGGCGGCTTGTGAAGGACGACTACCGTCGCGACCTCGAAGAGGACGAGTACGAAGATGACGACTTCGATGATGTGGACCCCGACCAGCCGTCCAATGCCGAGGCCACGACAGAACCTACAAGCCCAGAGCCAGAACAAAAGGTGCAGCAATGA
- a CDS encoding PTS sugar transporter subunit IIA, which produces MAEPLDRYDAELTTPDTVILELVAEDKIDAAAQLAHKLHAAGRITNLEGFLEQVHSREHQLATGLPGGIGLPHARSEFVDRISIAVGVTKFGHALDFGATDGPATLVLLIATPASSFSDHLEVLATLARSLSKESFRESLRRAHDPEVISELINSSLVFFDH; this is translated from the coding sequence TTGGCAGAACCACTTGACCGGTATGACGCGGAACTGACCACCCCGGACACCGTCATCCTTGAACTTGTCGCAGAGGACAAGATTGACGCCGCGGCCCAACTAGCCCACAAGCTTCACGCAGCCGGCAGGATCACCAACCTCGAGGGCTTCCTGGAGCAAGTGCACTCACGGGAGCATCAGCTCGCAACAGGACTCCCTGGCGGCATTGGCCTGCCCCATGCACGCAGTGAATTCGTGGACAGGATTTCCATTGCCGTCGGTGTGACCAAGTTCGGCCATGCCCTGGACTTCGGAGCAACGGACGGCCCAGCCACCCTGGTTCTTCTGATCGCCACGCCCGCCAGCTCCTTTTCCGACCACCTCGAGGTTTTGGCCACGCTGGCACGGTCCCTGTCCAAGGAGTCGTTCCGCGAGTCCCTCCGGCGTGCCCACGATCCTGAAGTCATCTCCGAACTCATCAACTCCAGCCTGGTGTTCTTCGACCACTAG